In one Brienomyrus brachyistius isolate T26 chromosome 5, BBRACH_0.4, whole genome shotgun sequence genomic region, the following are encoded:
- the sbk1 gene encoding serine/threonine-protein kinase SBK1, whose translation MQEHGGEKQVASSAKVTLYPAEGGGCAGGSPIGKMGCCGVPVEDMQALAINSLSSADIHKHYEHIRELGKGTYGKVDLVAHRTQGTKLALKFVNKNKTKLKSFLREYTITNNLSCSPFIINVLDVLFETEDSYVFGQEYAPAGDLFDIIPPQVGLPEEMVKRCIQQLGLALDFMHSKSLVHRDVKPENVLLFDRECRRVKLADFGMTRRVGCRVKRISGTIPYTAPEVCQASRTEGFLVDCSLDIWAFGVLIFCMLTGNFPWEAALPSDAFYDEFLRWQRGPCRPGVFPSQWRRFTDDALRMFQRLLAVEPEKRCSVKDVFHFIKYELMSALRRRTSCRGKRAERTVPAGPSGSTGPRPGLRHPETSTPPSTACLRPAPLKRSVPSDPSSARSDSGLHQSPGRQEKGKGQMVMATAIEICV comes from the exons ATGCAGGAACATGGAGGAGAAAAGCAGGTCGCCAGCAG TGCCAAGGTGACCCTGTACCCGGCCGAAGGAGGTGGCTGTGCGGGGGGCTCACCCATTGGGAAGATGGGCTGCTGTGGGGTACCTGTGGAGGACATGCAAGCCCTAGCCATCAACTCGCTGTCCAGCGCCGACATCCACAAGCACTACGAGCACATCCGCGAGCTGGGAAAGGGCACGTACGGCAAGGTGGACCTGGTGGCTCACCGCACACAGG GAACAAAACTGGCGCTGAAATTTGTCAACAAGAACAAGACGAAGCTGAAGAGCTTCCTGCGCGAGTACACCATCACAAACAACCTCAGCTGTAGCCCGTTCATCATCAACGTGCTTGACGTGCTCTTTGAGACAGAGGACAGCTACGTCTTCGGCCAGGAGTACGCGCCCGCCGGGGACCTCTTCGACATCATTCCCCCGCAG GTGGGCCTTCCCGAGGAGATGGTGAAGCGCTGCATCCAGCAGCTGGGTCTCGCCCTGGACTTCATGCACAGCAAGAGCCTGGTGCACCGCGACGTCAAACCCGAGAACGTGCTCCTCTTCGACCGCGAGTGCCGGCGCGTCAAGCTGGCCGACTTTGGCATGACGCGGCGCGTCGGCTGCCGGGTGAAGCGCATCAGCGGCACCATCCCCTACACGGCTCCTGAGGTGTGCCAGGCCAGCCGTACCGAGGGCTTTCTGGTGGACTGCAGCCTGGACATCTGGGCCTTCGGGGTGCTCATCTTCTGCATGCTGACCGGCAACTTCCCCTGGGAGGCGGCTCTTCCGTCCGACGCCTTCTACGACGAGTTCCTGCGCTGGCAGCGCGGCCCCTGCCGCCCGGGTGTCTTCCCGTCGCAGTGGCGGCGCTTTACGGACGACGCGCTGCGCATGTTCCAGCGGCTGCTCGCCGTCGAGCCCGAGAAGCGCTGCTCCGTCAAGGACGTGTTCCACTTCATCAAGTATGAGCTGATGAGCGCCCTCCGGAGGCGCACTTCCTGCCGGGGCAAGAGGGCTGAACGTACTGTGccagctggccccagcggtTCCACGGGCCCTCGGCCCGGCCTCCGGCACCCCGAGACCTCCACGCCGCCCTCCACTGCCTGCCTACGACCGGCGCCTCTTAAACGCAGTGTCCCGTCAGATCCCAGCTCCGCCCGATCCGACTCCGGGTTGCACCAGTCCCCTGGGAGGCAAGAAAAGGGAAAAGGCCAGATGGTGATGGCCACGGCAATCGAGATCTGCGTGTGA